A region of Pongo pygmaeus isolate AG05252 chromosome 15, NHGRI_mPonPyg2-v2.0_pri, whole genome shotgun sequence DNA encodes the following proteins:
- the GSTZ1 gene encoding maleylacetoacetate isomerase isoform X4 produces the protein MQAGKPILYSYFRSSCSWRVRIALALKGIDYETVPINLIKDGGQQFSKDFQALNPMKQVPALKIDGITIHQSNLSVLKQVGEEIQLTWAQNAITSGFNALEQILQSTAGIYCVGDEVTMADLCLVPQVANAERFKVDLTPYPTISSINKRLLVLEAFQVSHPCRQPDTPTELRA, from the exons ATGCAGGCGGGGAAG CCCATCCTCTATTCCTATTTCCGAAGCTCCTGCTCATGGAGAGTTCGAATTG CTCTGGCCTTGAAAGGCATCGACTACGAGACGGTGCCCATCAATCTTATAAAGGATGGGGGCCAACAG TTCTCTAAGGACTTCCAGGCACTGAATCCCATGAAGCAGGTGCCAGCCCTGAAGATTGATGGAATCACCATTCACCAGTCA AACCTGTCTGTCCTGAAGCAAGTGGGAGAGGAGATCCAGCTGACCTGGGCCCAGAACGCCATCACTTCTGGCTTTAACG CCCTGGAGCAGATCCTACAGAGCACAGCGGGCATATACTGTGTAGGAGACGAG GTGACCATGGCTGATCTGTGCTTGGTGCCTCAGGTGGCAAATGCTGAAAG ATTCAAGGTGGATCTCACCCCCTACCCTACCATCAGCTCCATCAACAAGAGGCTGCTGGTCTTGGAGGCCTTCCAGGTGTCTCACCCCTGCCGGCAGCCAGATACACCCACCGAGCTGAGGGCCTAG
- the GSTZ1 gene encoding maleylacetoacetate isomerase isoform X2 — protein sequence MQAGKVCAAHPGGAKLIRHLETLGGGVRGFLSLLRSCARGDIPWEAEGHHDTMTESGKPILYSYFRSSCSWRVRIALALKGIDYETVPINLIKDGGQQFSKDFQALNPMKQVPALKIDGITIHQSLAIVEYLEETRPTPRLLPQDPKKRASVRMISDLIAGGIQPLQNLSVLKQVGEEIQLTWAQNAITSGFNALEQILQSTAGIYCVGDEVTMADLCLVPQVANAERFKVDLTPYPTISSINKRLLVLEAFQVSHPCRQPDTPTELRA from the exons ATGCAGGCGGGGAAGGTCTGTGCCGCGCACCCGGGTGGAGCGAAGCTGATTAGACACCTAGAGACCCTGGGGGGCGGGGTCAGAG GTTTCCTTTCCCTGCTCAGAAGCTGTGCCAGAGGGGACattccctgggaggctgagggtcaCCACGATACCATGACAGAGTCTGGCAAG CCCATCCTCTATTCCTATTTCCGAAGCTCCTGCTCATGGAGAGTTCGAATTG CTCTGGCCTTGAAAGGCATCGACTACGAGACGGTGCCCATCAATCTTATAAAGGATGGGGGCCAACAG TTCTCTAAGGACTTCCAGGCACTGAATCCCATGAAGCAGGTGCCAGCCCTGAAGATTGATGGAATCACCATTCACCAGTCA CTGGCCATCGTTGAGTATCTAGAGGAGACGCGTCCCACTCCGCGACTTCTGCCTCAGGACCCAAAGAAGAGGGCCAGCGTGCGTATGATTTCTGACCTCATCGCTGGTGGCATCCAGCCCCTGCAG AACCTGTCTGTCCTGAAGCAAGTGGGAGAGGAGATCCAGCTGACCTGGGCCCAGAACGCCATCACTTCTGGCTTTAACG CCCTGGAGCAGATCCTACAGAGCACAGCGGGCATATACTGTGTAGGAGACGAG GTGACCATGGCTGATCTGTGCTTGGTGCCTCAGGTGGCAAATGCTGAAAG ATTCAAGGTGGATCTCACCCCCTACCCTACCATCAGCTCCATCAACAAGAGGCTGCTGGTCTTGGAGGCCTTCCAGGTGTCTCACCCCTGCCGGCAGCCAGATACACCCACCGAGCTGAGGGCCTAG
- the GSTZ1 gene encoding maleylacetoacetate isomerase isoform X1 translates to MIHPPWLPKCWDYRREPLCLARNALSDQSQSSPNAWVAQLPHWLLESTPLGFLSLLRSCARGDIPWEAEGHHDTMTESGKPILYSYFRSSCSWRVRIALALKGIDYETVPINLIKDGGQQFSKDFQALNPMKQVPALKIDGITIHQSLAIVEYLEETRPTPRLLPQDPKKRASVRMISDLIAGGIQPLQNLSVLKQVGEEIQLTWAQNAITSGFNALEQILQSTAGIYCVGDEVTMADLCLVPQVANAERFKVDLTPYPTISSINKRLLVLEAFQVSHPCRQPDTPTELRA, encoded by the exons atgatccacccaccttggctcccaaagtgctgggactacaggcgtgagccactgtgtctggccagaaATGCCCTTTCTGACCAGAGTCAAAGTTCCCCCAATGCCTGGGTAGCCCAGCTTCCCCATTGGCTCCTGGAATCCACCCCTTTAGGTTTCCTTTCCCTGCTCAGAAGCTGTGCCAGAGGGGACattccctgggaggctgagggtcaCCACGATACCATGACAGAGTCTGGCAAG CCCATCCTCTATTCCTATTTCCGAAGCTCCTGCTCATGGAGAGTTCGAATTG CTCTGGCCTTGAAAGGCATCGACTACGAGACGGTGCCCATCAATCTTATAAAGGATGGGGGCCAACAG TTCTCTAAGGACTTCCAGGCACTGAATCCCATGAAGCAGGTGCCAGCCCTGAAGATTGATGGAATCACCATTCACCAGTCA CTGGCCATCGTTGAGTATCTAGAGGAGACGCGTCCCACTCCGCGACTTCTGCCTCAGGACCCAAAGAAGAGGGCCAGCGTGCGTATGATTTCTGACCTCATCGCTGGTGGCATCCAGCCCCTGCAG AACCTGTCTGTCCTGAAGCAAGTGGGAGAGGAGATCCAGCTGACCTGGGCCCAGAACGCCATCACTTCTGGCTTTAACG CCCTGGAGCAGATCCTACAGAGCACAGCGGGCATATACTGTGTAGGAGACGAG GTGACCATGGCTGATCTGTGCTTGGTGCCTCAGGTGGCAAATGCTGAAAG ATTCAAGGTGGATCTCACCCCCTACCCTACCATCAGCTCCATCAACAAGAGGCTGCTGGTCTTGGAGGCCTTCCAGGTGTCTCACCCCTGCCGGCAGCCAGATACACCCACCGAGCTGAGGGCCTAG
- the GSTZ1 gene encoding maleylacetoacetate isomerase isoform X3, giving the protein MQAGKPILYSYFRSSCSWRVRIALALKGIDYETVPINLIKDGGQQFSKDFQALNPMKQVPALKIDGITIHQSLAIVEYLEETRPTPRLLPQDPKKRASVRMISDLIAGGIQPLQNLSVLKQVGEEIQLTWAQNAITSGFNALEQILQSTAGIYCVGDEVTMADLCLVPQVANAERFKVDLTPYPTISSINKRLLVLEAFQVSHPCRQPDTPTELRA; this is encoded by the exons ATGCAGGCGGGGAAG CCCATCCTCTATTCCTATTTCCGAAGCTCCTGCTCATGGAGAGTTCGAATTG CTCTGGCCTTGAAAGGCATCGACTACGAGACGGTGCCCATCAATCTTATAAAGGATGGGGGCCAACAG TTCTCTAAGGACTTCCAGGCACTGAATCCCATGAAGCAGGTGCCAGCCCTGAAGATTGATGGAATCACCATTCACCAGTCA CTGGCCATCGTTGAGTATCTAGAGGAGACGCGTCCCACTCCGCGACTTCTGCCTCAGGACCCAAAGAAGAGGGCCAGCGTGCGTATGATTTCTGACCTCATCGCTGGTGGCATCCAGCCCCTGCAG AACCTGTCTGTCCTGAAGCAAGTGGGAGAGGAGATCCAGCTGACCTGGGCCCAGAACGCCATCACTTCTGGCTTTAACG CCCTGGAGCAGATCCTACAGAGCACAGCGGGCATATACTGTGTAGGAGACGAG GTGACCATGGCTGATCTGTGCTTGGTGCCTCAGGTGGCAAATGCTGAAAG ATTCAAGGTGGATCTCACCCCCTACCCTACCATCAGCTCCATCAACAAGAGGCTGCTGGTCTTGGAGGCCTTCCAGGTGTCTCACCCCTGCCGGCAGCCAGATACACCCACCGAGCTGAGGGCCTAG
- the GSTZ1 gene encoding maleylacetoacetate isomerase isoform X5 produces the protein MKQVPALKIDGITIHQSLAIVEYLEETRPTPRLLPQDPKKRASVRMISDLIAGGIQPLQNLSVLKQVGEEIQLTWAQNAITSGFNALEQILQSTAGIYCVGDEVTMADLCLVPQVANAERFKVDLTPYPTISSINKRLLVLEAFQVSHPCRQPDTPTELRA, from the exons ATGAAGCAGGTGCCAGCCCTGAAGATTGATGGAATCACCATTCACCAGTCA CTGGCCATCGTTGAGTATCTAGAGGAGACGCGTCCCACTCCGCGACTTCTGCCTCAGGACCCAAAGAAGAGGGCCAGCGTGCGTATGATTTCTGACCTCATCGCTGGTGGCATCCAGCCCCTGCAG AACCTGTCTGTCCTGAAGCAAGTGGGAGAGGAGATCCAGCTGACCTGGGCCCAGAACGCCATCACTTCTGGCTTTAACG CCCTGGAGCAGATCCTACAGAGCACAGCGGGCATATACTGTGTAGGAGACGAG GTGACCATGGCTGATCTGTGCTTGGTGCCTCAGGTGGCAAATGCTGAAAG ATTCAAGGTGGATCTCACCCCCTACCCTACCATCAGCTCCATCAACAAGAGGCTGCTGGTCTTGGAGGCCTTCCAGGTGTCTCACCCCTGCCGGCAGCCAGATACACCCACCGAGCTGAGGGCCTAG
- the TMED8 gene encoding protein TMED8 isoform X2 yields the protein MVSPVSKDATEDLRKATGALEAQALVKQDLLPADQAQVLNEMAKYQVPQRSGDIVMIQSEHTGAIDVLSADLESADLLGDHRKVSPPLMAPPCIWTFAKVKEFKSKLGKEKNSRLVVKRGEVVTIRVPTHPEGKRVCWEFATDDYDIGFGVYFDWTPVTSTDITVQVSDSSDDEDEEEEEEEEIEEPVPAGDVERGSRSSLRGRYGEVMPVYRRDSHRDVQAGSHDYPGEGIYLLKFDNSYSLLRNKTLYFHIYYTS from the exons ATGGTGTCTCCAGTGAGTAAGGATGCCACGGAAGATCTACGGAAAGCAACTGGTGCCTTGGAGGCTCAGGCCTTGGTGAAACAGGATTTGCTGCCTGCAGACCAGGCCCAGGTCCTCAATGAG ATGGCCAAGTATCAAGTTCCACAGAGGTCTGGGGACATCGTTATGATCCAATCTGAACATACAGGAGCTATAGATGTTCTTTCAGCTGATTTGGAATCTGCAGATCTTCTGGGGGACCACAGGAAAG TCTCCCCACCTCTGATGGCTCCTCCATGCATCTGGACCTTTGCCAAGGTGAAGGAATTCAAAAGCAAGCTGGGCAAAGAGAAGAACAGCCGTCTGGTGGTGAAGCGTGGTGAGGTGGTGACCATCCGGGTACCTACTCATCCAGAGGGGAAGCGTGTCTGCTGGGAGTTTGCGACCGATGACTATGACATTGGCTTTGGAGTTTATTTTGACTGGACCCCTGTAACCAGCACTGACATAACTGTGCAGGTCAGTGATTCCAGTGACGATGaggatgaagaagaggaagaggaggaagagattgaag AACCCGTTCCAGCTGGAGATGTGGAGAGAGGCTCCAGGAGCTCCTTGCGGGGTCGCTATGGGGAGGTCATGCCTGTGTACCGGCGGGACAGCCACCGAGACGTGCAGGCTGGCAGCCATGACTACCCTGGTGAGGGCATCTACCTGCTCAAGTTCGACAACTCCTACTCCCTGCTGCGCAACAAGACTCTCTACTTCCACATCTACTACACCAGCTGA